In one window of Helianthus annuus cultivar XRQ/B chromosome 17, HanXRQr2.0-SUNRISE, whole genome shotgun sequence DNA:
- the LOC118488922 gene encoding secreted RxLR effector protein 161-like, which translates to MNKEFEMTDMGRLHYFLGMEVLYENGNIILSQRKYMRNLLEKYRMTQCNTVSTPMEYGLKLSKDDPEDFVDEGIYRSLVGSLMYLTNTRPYIMFAISKVSRFMECPKKSHWEAAKHILKYIKGTQDQGITYSRGGKKNLVGFSDSDYAGDMDDSKSTSGYIFHLGSGPISWQSKKQKVVALSSTEAEYMACP; encoded by the coding sequence ATGAATAAGGAGTTTGAAATGACTGATATGGGACGGTTACACTATTTCCTTGGTATGGAGGTACTGTATGAGAATGGAAACATCATTCTTTCTCAAAGAAAGTACATGAGAAATCTGTTAGAGAAGTATAGAATGACACAATGCAATACCGTGTCTACACCTATGGAATATGGACTAAAGTTGTCCAAAGATGATCCAGAAGATTTTGTAGATGAAGGTATATATCGAAGCCTAGTAGGAAGTCTGATGTATTTAACCAATACAAGACCATACATCATGTTTGCAATAAGTAAAGTTAGCAGGTTCATGGAATGTCCAAAGAAGAGTCACTGGGAAGCAGCCAAACACATACTAAAATACATCAAAGGGACACAAGATCAAGGAATTACATATTCTAGAGGAGGAAAGAAAAATCTTGTGGGTTTTAGTGATAGTGATTATGCAGGAGATATGGATGATAGCAAGAGCACTTCTGGATACATTTTTCACTTAGGATCAGGTCCTATTTCGTGGCAGTCAAAGAAACAAAAGGTGGTAGCACTGTCTTCAACAGAAGCCGAATATATGGCATGTCCTTGA